TGGGCACCCTGCCCAACGCTCCTGATCTGCATACCAAGTATCAGAAGCTGTCACTCAAACAGGTCAATATATATGTTACTAGTTGAcccgcccggcttcgctcgggtgtttattgaattataaaattcgttacctatataattttaactgaaattaacatttttcgattgcttatttgCTAATATTaccttgtttatacatttttagattttttctcgcttggtgtaaaataccgtattactTTGGTTTCAGCTGTTCAAAGAGCTTGAGAAGGCCAACCAGCACCTCAAAAAGTACAACCATGTCAACAAAAAGGCCTTGGACCAGTTCATAAGCTTCTCGGAACAAAAGGAGAAACTATACAAGAGGAAAGAAGAACTAGATATTGGGTATGTTTCTTactttttgaagtaaaacttctttaaaaacttcaaggtcgcgtcaccgacatgctaatgttaatatCGGGAGTGTCTATAGATGGCAAATAAAAattagtgttagtaatttaaatttacaaattACGACTacaaattaatttgaataaaaaacctgTTGCGTGACCGGTGGCGCCACCATGGTGTCCTAGTAAgatattggccccgattctctagtctctctctaaactaaatttagagtatctgcatccttttctttttactaatgctaaaaaaggaacggaacatgactcacatttaaagactctaaattttagtgcacaatacaaatttaaacagtaggttcgcgagtgcgtgctaaaatcacgggttttaccatctaaaaattaaaatgtagaaatgtcaaactgcttctgtcctttccatattacaatagtaagaagagggtgcgaatactctaaaattactTGTTACTGTTCTGTCTTatgctaaactaaatttacgagtatctgcatctttttctttttaatattgctaaaactgCTACATGAATTTCACacttaaagactaaattttattGCACGCTACAAAATTAAACAATAGTGTCacaactggcagctaaagtcacgaggtttgacagctctaaattaaatttataactgATAAACTGtgtctatccttttcatattacataggggatgtgaatactctaaaatctAGGTGTGCtaagaatcagtaccactgacCTTAGTTTTTGCTTCTTCTGttttttaattcgttttttTTTGTCCCTATTTATGATACGTCTTTGATTAGCTCGAATTCTTCTATATTGTTCAAAATATTCGTGTAAACTAGTTCCTTAGCAACATTAGCGTACATGTAATCAAAGTGGTTGAACTTTTCTATGTTATAAGAGTCGTAAACATTCGGCAGCTTAGCAAACAACTGTTTAACATCGTTCAAATCCGACAACCAATCATTTGTACTATAAAACAGTATCACTGGAACTGTCGCGTTGGTGAGTTCATAATCAGGTGGTGAGTTGACTCCATATTTAATCAAATTTTCACTTGGGCCATAATCGAAACGACAGAATCTTTCAGATTTAAACATCTGTCcataatgtataaattgtagTATAGACGAACCGCTTGGTATATGCGCATAAATAACAGGCAATAATTTCGCATCTATAAACTTGTAGTCATTCCCGATAATCCATTGTAATATATTGTCGCAACCGATCGGCAGaaatttgcaaaataatttcGGAATGCTGTTAAAGACCTCTACATTTGACGAATAAGTGTTGGAATTTGCTGTCAGGTATCCAAATATTTCATAAGCGGgcgtaaaaagtttaaaaataggGCTTTTCGCGTTACTTATCCAAGCAATAGGTGCTAAAGCGAACATCATATTCACTTTAAAGTTATATTCAGGTTTAAGAGCCAGCATTGCAAAGAAAGCTGTCGTGCCTTGGGAATGTccgatataatataatttttcgtTGGCCGTTGTGCTTAAAACATAGTCGATCATCGCTGGCAAGTCGTAAAGACCAATTTCTTCCCAGGAAAACTTCCAGAATTGTGAACTTTTGCTGTCCAAAGTTGTATGCGAAAAGGAATATTTATTGCCTCTTGCGTTACCCATCCAAACGTCAAATCCTTTGTCCGCAAGAACGTATGCCAAAGCATTGTTAGGCCCTTGTAATAACCAACTGTCTGAGGAATCTAAAATTCCATGCATTAGGAATATGACagtattatttttagttgactTTTTGCTTGGTATTCTATGTAGACATAATATATAACCGTCTTCAGATATAACTTTATGCTCTTCTATATTATATCCATATTTCTTCGTTAGTTgagttatatttaataatgcatcatcaaaattaaaatctatatcATTATTCTGATTTAAATTCACTGCgcctttaaaattattgtagttTGAGTTTTTCTCATTAATTAATCCGTTACATACTATTggtgtaacaactaaatataaaattacgaTGAAAAATGATTGTACCGTATACatttcttattatttttgtcCAAATAAGTGTGTTGGACGTTTGTTCAGGTTTTTATACTTCGTATATCGCTACAGTCGTTAAGATATCGAAGTAGCGCATATTGCGAGTCACTTTGTTCGGAATAATCACCTGTCTTTCGTGAACTTGACATATTAGCCTACTCAAGTAATTGTTGTAtgttgtacagtacgcgcccgaaagtttaaaaggagatagcagatttgtagagaactgtctctgtcgttgagaccgacaaaaccgaCACAACGTCATCAATTTGTATCATATTTTTTGAGGTCTAGAGTGTCAACATGACGCGGGTTACAATCTATAGGGGTGCATCTGCATTTTAGACTGTAGCTACAAAGCCTTAGTTTTGAGGAGGATCAGACAACGAAATAACTTGGGTGTTGATTACGATGGGTAAAAatttccgtggaaactcttcaaaCTAAACAATTCGTTATAGCGGCGCTTCTAGTATTTTGGCCATTTTAGTTGCTCAAGTTATGGCAAAATGGTTAGAACTGTGTCTCATTCAACAGTGGCGAGAAGATTCGAGAGCTGATCGAGACCCTGGAGCACAGGAAGCTGGAAGCCATCCAGTTCACGTTCAAGCAGGTCAGCAAGAACTTCACGGAGGTTTTCAAGAAGCTGGTGCCCCAGGGCCGCGGCAGCCTCATCATGAAGGTCGCGCCCGATGAGCAGGATCCCAACCCTGATGTGAGAACTGAACTACCTAATATTTCACTAGTGATTTTGTCCTGATAGATTTGAAGACCtagctcgcgatttcgtcctcgtggatttgaCGACTTACCTCACAACTTTGTCCTCGTGGATTTGAGGAGCTAGCTCCAGCTCCAGCTAGCTCCATTTAACACATTTGCCGACATAGCTCCATTTGACGAcagatcgcgacttcgtcttcgtAGTCTTAGCGATCTAGCGCAACATTTGGTCCCCGTGCATTAGACGAccctgctcgcgacttcgtcctgtTGACTTTGTCGTGTATTTGACGGCCTAGTTCGCAATTCCGTCCTCATGGATTTGACGAcctagctcgcgacttcgtcctcgtcgATTTGACGACATAGTTCGCGACTTAGTCCTCGTGGATTTGAGAACATAGATTGCGAATTCGTCCTGGATTACATGACCTAGATCGTGACTGTCGTGGATTTCACGATTGCGACTTTGACGACCTAGTTCGAAATTATCTCGTGGATCGACACCCGGCCAAATATTACATCATActtatcccacttctgacaccaTAATATGCGCCAAGGTTTCTGtaactattaattaataataatgacgTAATGTATTTCAGCGTGTGAACGCAGACCCATTCACGGGCGTGGGTATCAAGGTGTCGTTCACGGGCGGCGACGGCGACATGCGCGAGATGAACCAGCTCTCCGGCGGACAGAAGTCGCTGGTGGCGCTGGCCCTCATCTTCGCCATACAGAAGTGCGATCCGGCGCCCTTCTACCTGTTTGACGAGATTGACCAGGTGATTGCACACATTACACTGaactcgcgacaggcgtaaatctcgcgatcattgctgtcaaacgtcacacgtaacagcggctacagacagacagacagcaataaccacaaagcaaaataagaagagagacagcaatcgaGCTCTAGTTCACCCTCTATCGGACAATCTATgaactgtcgcgttgctgtcgctactgcaacgttacTTATGCGAGGCGACCAACATTGTTTTGTTGCCGTCTCTTTCTCGTTACACCACAGTGTATCAATCTATCTGCATATTTTCAACATTACGTGTGTTGACAGGCGCTCGACGCGCAGCACCGCAAGGCGATCGCGAACATGATCCACGAGCTGTCGTCGTCCGCGCAGTTCATCACCACCACGTTCCGGCCGGAGCTGCTGGAGCACGCGCACAAGTTCTACGGCGTCAAGTTCCGCAACAAGGTGTCGCACGTCGACTGCGTCACGCAGGACGAGGCGCGCGACTTCGTAGAGGATAGCGTCACTCACGCATAATGGATGACACACGTATGATGATgacgaaatattatatttacctacttctTTCCTGTGTTGATTTGCGCCGTACGCATGTGTTTTTGTCTAAATATTGACAAGAGTATAGGACACTAATACACatataagcagtgatagcctagtggttaggacgtccgccttctaatcggaggtcgggggttcgatcccgggcacgcacctctaacttttcagagttaagtgcgttttaattaattaaatatcactttaacggtgaaggaaaacatcgtgaggagacctgcatgcctgagagttctccataatgttctcaaaggtgtgtgaagtctaccaatccgcacatggccagcgtggtagactatggccaaaacccttctcactttgagagatgacccgcgctctgtagtgagccggtgatgggttgatcatgatgatgtgttTTTGTATAAATATTGACATAAGAATATTGGACACTAAcgattaaatttttaatgtattttcagAATAATTATAAGTTTATTTCCATTTTCTATGACTCTTGGTATACTTGATTAATTACtatgtaatgaataaaaaacgTAAATTTACGAATTTCGTTTTATTTAAAGCTGCTATTTAATTTAGAGGAATGTCAATTTCCTGGACAAAACTATGTAGTGTGTaagcgtgcgcgacgtggaatgaggagcgcgggcggagataactgcgcgagagcggtcgACAGCTCTAGCAGTCAGTTGTATAcctggcgactgcttgaccgcccaaccgcccgaagcagttgcaactgcttgagcggttcgtgtatgcaagtacgtagaagtctgtagttcaacttcaatatgcagtcgcagcttgaagcagtccatcctgactgcttcacACTGTATGTGTATAGCTGGTCTAACACTTATTCTCTTGCCATAATTAACTGGGCATAAAAAAGAAAGATATTATGGATAGAAGTAgtctttatttacatttttaagatCGAATATCACGCGTATTGTCTTACATTATAGCACGCTATTGCTTTTAGAGCTTATGctaataattacaaaataatatcaaaGTACATAGATTTATAATACAGTACAGTTTcccatatatataaaatcatTAAGTATTAACTTTACAATATTTATGTAAGGGAAATGCTAAAAAAACAACAGACTTCCAAGAGAAATACTAGAAAgtgaaaaagaatttaatttcgGAAGTCGGTTGTAAAAAACGAAAATACAAAACCAATTAGGTACAttacgcggtagaaagtaatgtacctacatcggcctttagaatgacatttcggctttgtagagcgttgtctctgtcactatgtgacgttttttcggtctcaatgAGCTACGAattcgctatctccttctaaaggagaacatcttctaaaggtcgatatacattactttctgtcgcgtaggtactgtactatGACTTGACTTGGTACAATTTTCATAAATGTTTAATGAATTATTATCAGAGTTCTAaaccacgtacctacctaggtactttacgATTCGTATATATTTCGtacaaaagtaggtatttacacAGTTAAGTAATTAATGTTTATTAGGTGGCAGTACCAACACTAAACTAAGCGAAACTTAAAGAAGTAACGACACGACGGGTCTGACTTGAAGATTAGGCTAGTTTATCGGAGTTGGAGCGAACATAACAAATCGAAAGATCGTAAATAAGACTTCAGActatctaaatattttaattttcttataagTGGGtggaaaaattacaaaaaaactacagattttatttatttagtatcaAATCATAAGCATCAAATGCCTTAAAAATCTAacgattaatttattattagaaaCGTGAATAAGCCAATTTTTATAGAAACGCATGAGGGCATCACATAAgtctacataaaaataataataaaagacaCATTTTAAGCTCAGATTTTATGGTTGTCTTTTCGTAAATACTTTTGATGTggttaactaaataaaatttttgggGAGACAAAGTGTATATTTACAAAGATACTgttaggccgcgattacaccttaAGATTCACTCACGTAAGCAGcatacgtaattaattgacaccAAATTTACTAAGGTACCTAAATAACACTTAAGAGTGCTTTCATTAGtaaagtcgtaag
The Maniola hyperantus chromosome 11, iAphHyp1.2, whole genome shotgun sequence DNA segment above includes these coding regions:
- the LOC138403041 gene encoding lipase 3-like, producing the protein MYTVQSFFIVILYLVVTPIVCNGLINEKNSNYNNFKGAVNLNQNNDIDFNFDDALLNITQLTKKYGYNIEEHKVISEDGYILCLHRIPSKKSTKNNTVIFLMHGILDSSDSWLLQGPNNALAYVLADKGFDVWMGNARGNKYSFSHTTLDSKSSQFWKFSWEEIGLYDLPAMIDYVLSTTANEKLYYIGHSQGTTAFFAMLALKPEYNFKVNMMFALAPIAWISNAKSPIFKLFTPAYEIFGYLTANSNTYSSNVEVFNSIPKLFCKFLPIGCDNILQWIIGNDYKFIDAKLLPVIYAHIPSGSSILQFIHYGQMFKSERFCRFDYGPSENLIKYGVNSPPDYELTNATVPVILFYSTNDWLSDLNDVKQLFAKLPNVYDSYNIEKFNHFDYMYANVAKELVYTNILNNIEEFELIKDVS